The nucleotide sequence AAACTAGCAGAGGACTTGATTAAAGACGCCTATGAAGTTTGTGAGCAAGTTATAGGTTAATAACTTTTTATTTTGGTTACAACCAATCTATTTTCCTTAAGTAAATTGTTAATGCAATTCCTAAAAGTACTAAAAGTACTAAAGACAAACCAAAGTATGGCGAGTTAAGGTTAGACGGTAAGTCGTTAAAACTTATCGCCAGTATACTTGCTACCGCGGTTATGGGCAAGAATATGAATGAGATAGAGGTCAATTTTTTTATCACTATGTTCAAATCGTTCTGTATTTCAGTCAAGTATATGTTGTATAACTCAGATTCCCTTGTGATCAAGATTTCGGCTCTATCATAAGCAAATAGACAGTCGTCCTCCACTTCCTTATCTAGAAACTTAGATAGTTTCTTTGAAAGATAGTAGAGGGCTGAAGAATCTGAGTACAATGTAATAATCTCTGACCTAACCTGATTTATCTCAGATGTTGATTTAACATTCCCATCTGTTATGTTCTTAAGCAAACTTTCTAGTTTCTTATTAACTTCTATCCTCCTAGTACCTAATTCATAGAGTAGACCATAGACCAGTGACTTCATGACAGAATTTACTGTACATTCTTCAACCTCACCTTCATTCACTAGCTTAACTAAGAACTCAGAGTGAAACAGTATTTTCTCATTGGTTATAGTTAGATAGTGAGGCTTCCCATCGAAGTCAATTCTAACATAATAGGAACCATTTTCACGGATTACCCTATAGATGTCACAACATCGTCCTTTGGAAAGTCAGAGTGCAGTTCGGATACTGCGAAATTACATACCATAAAATCACATTAGAGAAGAATATTATAAAAAATATAATCCAATATTCTTAACGCTAACTTACTGTTAAATTTGAGATGATATAACGATTTAAACAATAATTATAAATTATAAGGCATGAGATTAGGAAAGATAGACGCAAAAGTATTCTCCAGTGTGATTTATCCGCATCTGGGTAAGATAAGAGAGGAAGTCATAGTACCACCACAAAATGGTGTAGATACAGGCGTAATCGACCTGAATGATGGAAGGGTTTTAGTAGTTAAAACGGATCCCGTATTTATTGTACCTCAACTTGGATTCAGAAAATCTGCCTGGTTTGCAGTCCATATCTTAGCGAGTGATGTAATGACTTCAGGAATTCCGCCACAGTATGCGCTAATTGATCTTAATCTTCCCCCCAGTATAAAAGACGATGAATTTCAGGATATGTGGGTAGGAATGCACGAAGCTATGAAAGAAATAGGGGTAATGGTAGTTGGTGGGCACACGGGTGTATATGAGGGTACAGATTATCCTATGATTGGAGGCTTTTCGATGCTAGGTATCGGAAGTAAAGAAACTGTCGGAATGCCATCAAAGGTTAGGGTAGGTGATGATGTGATAATGACAAAGGGACCTGCAATCGAGGCAGTAGCGTTACTGACCAATTTACATCCAGAGTACTTCAGACAGAGAACCAGTAGCAAAGAGCTCTTCGAAGATGCTTATAACTTATACTGGCAGATGAGTTGCTGGAAGGATGGGCTTATAGCTTCAAAGATTGGTATACACCTAATGCATGACGCTACCGAAGGAGGAGTCTACGGAGCATTAAATGAGATAGCAAAGGTGACGAATAAGATGATAAAGATATATGAGGATAGATTATTCATTAGACCCAGCGTTAGGGAAATAACCAGAATAGTGGAGATTGACCCGTGGTCATCAATAAGTGAGGGTACCATGATTATTGTAAGTGATAAGGGAGAGGAGATAAAGAGAGAGCTCATTCGAAATGGAATTGAGGCTGAAGTTATTGGAAAGATTGATAGTGGTGAGGGAGTGGAATTGGTAGGTAAGGATGGGGCTAAGACAAAAATAAATCCACCTGAAGAGGATCCTTTCTGGAGAGCCTTCTTTAAGCTATCTAAGGAAATGTGATGTAGTAAAAAGAGGAACAAATAAAAAAGTACGTGATGGCTTTTAAAACATTCTTCCTTTTTTACTTTCTTCTGCCAATAAATATAGCAACTATTCCTAATGCTAGTGCTATAATAGCAGCTATTAACGCTCCAGTGGCAATTGAGGATTGAGAGGACAATCTCGAGTCTAGTGTACTGGAAACCGACTGTAAATTGTTATTTAGGGTACTTGAAACCGACTGAATCTCGCTGTGAGCGGATTGTAAACCTTGATTTAATTGGTTGCTGAACGTCACATAGGTTGATGTCTTATTGAATAACCCTGTAGTTTGCTGAGCAACAACAGTCAATGTATAAGTACCGTCAGGATATTTTGTGGTATCGAGTTGATAGCTAAATGTTCCACTACCACTAAAAGTCGTCAATAACTGATTATCTAGGTATAGACTCACTTGCGATACTTGACTACCTGAGACGGTTATACCAATATTTACAGTACCCGTTAGATTACCTAAGGGAACATTTATTTGAATCGTGGGAAGTGATGGTGAGACACTGAGAATCTTAGAATTTATCTCTGAACTGATCTTGGAGTTAGTTAAGCCTGCACTATTAACGGTTGTGGATATTAGGTTAATATTACTATTTACTGCATTTATTGAGGCAACCTGTGAATTCACGATTGTAATATTAGCATTCTCGACGGTTATTGAGGACACATTAGAGCCCACAAGCATAAAGTTACCATTTGATAGAACTACGTTCTGGAGGATATTACTTCCTAAAACGGAGTTACCCGTTATATTTACGTTTCTTAAAACCATATTGTATAATTTCACGTTAGAGAGTGTCTGATTTTCCATTAGTGTATATGGAGTTACGTAAAAGGTATATGCAGAACTTAAGTCATTTGTTGTAGGTACACCATCTGCAGAAACTCCTGAAATCAATATCTGGAATGGACCTGTGAAGTAAGTTAAACCTTTGAAATAGCTTAAGTTACCTAATGAGGAAGCTGATGGTATAGTGAAATTGCCCTCCCATAGTTGAATAGATGGATTGTAGAATAATGGTATATTGACATTCGCACTTATATTTGAATAGCTGGAACTAAATGTCATTGGATAAACTGTAGCTGAATACATCCCATATTTTACAGGTGTTCCATTTGGATATGTAATATTAGCATAGACGTATACTGTTTGACCTTGATATACATACTTTTCAATATTTATTTGTGGTACACTGTACTTTGGTACAACATAAATCTGTCCGTAATAGAAACCTGTGAATACTTGACCCAATGTTGACGAATTATAACTTGCGAATAATAATATCGTGTATAGACCAGCATTTAGGTTCTCTGGAACTGGTATGTAGCCATAGTACTGACCTAATGGACTATAAGTGACTAGTCCCTGACTGACTACTTCACCCTGCTGGTTGACTAACTCAGCTTTTATTGTGATTCCCTGTGCTATATTTGGATCAGGAATGTTTGTCAATGGTGTTCCTTGTATTATTATTGACTGACCACCTGCAACAGCACCTGGTTCAGCAATAACTTGCGGTCGTATGAAGAGAGACTGTAAATAAATTCCGTTAGAGAATGCTACTATACCATAAGCGTTGTTCACGTAAATTAGATCATCACCCACTGTCAGGTTAGCCGGTAAAATACCTACCCATTCAGACGCTTTATTATTATATACTAAAGTAATGTTAGTTAGGAATGTATATGCATTATCTGTAATATTATAAGAGTAAACAGAGGCTTCGACTGTAAAGTTAGTAGGTGCAGGATTCCCGTTAATATCTGTGACAACTGCCTGAACTGGGTTTATACCAGAGTAGAATGGAGTCATAGTTACCGGA is from Sulfolobus acidocaldarius DSM 639 and encodes:
- a CDS encoding AIR synthase family protein, which encodes MRLGKIDAKVFSSVIYPHLGKIREEVIVPPQNGVDTGVIDLNDGRVLVVKTDPVFIVPQLGFRKSAWFAVHILASDVMTSGIPPQYALIDLNLPPSIKDDEFQDMWVGMHEAMKEIGVMVVGGHTGVYEGTDYPMIGGFSMLGIGSKETVGMPSKVRVGDDVIMTKGPAIEAVALLTNLHPEYFRQRTSSKELFEDAYNLYWQMSCWKDGLIASKIGIHLMHDATEGGVYGALNEIAKVTNKMIKIYEDRLFIRPSVREITRIVEIDPWSSISEGTMIIVSDKGEEIKRELIRNGIEAEVIGKIDSGEGVELVGKDGAKTKINPPEEDPFWRAFFKLSKEM
- a CDS encoding CorA family divalent cation transporter; this encodes MYRVIRENGSYYVRIDFDGKPHYLTITNEKILFHSEFLVKLVNEGEVEECTVNSVMKSLVYGLLYELGTRRIEVNKKLESLLKNITDGNVKSTSEINQVRSEIITLYSDSSALYYLSKKLSKFLDKEVEDDCLFAYDRAEILITRESELYNIYLTEIQNDLNIVIKKLTSISFIFLPITAVASILAISFNDLPSNLNSPYFGLSLVLLVLLGIALTIYLRKIDWL